One window of the Pseudarthrobacter sp. ATCC 49987 genome contains the following:
- a CDS encoding phage/plasmid primase, P4 family: MMNLTDMGLGARLAIHYKDCIAFCTSAKGGFWVIWTGTHWTQDVDGVLVESFARTVIASVSTDEAEHAKNTDPDVLSARSALDHATALGQAPKVLLALQAALEAAEQRAVYNRKQFGERCENGMIHITAAIKAAQAHLTVPAEKFDTNPYLMNFKNGTLDLRTKSLTPHDPKQYITKVCAVDYVPAAENTDMDQILATLAKSDPGLPLFLKRYLGSATTGLSTSKVFLYLKGAADAGKSTLFQAFAHALGDVNGDGYGRIVSPSLFALSSDSGESAQPKLHDLMGILFIFLDEAERGFMNRETMNKMSAGGQMQTRQLHGKPVTWKAKSKIVFAGNDWMGIPDNDPGIARRLIACELTHKLTAEELDVNLQDRIVTPEAMEAIMAWAVDGAHDWIREGADRAALHPTPAMEATSARYLTTADPLEAWWDAYIIEVEEGSEEATQYVPLTTAQFHARYAKYCREHGTKVKVDERHFAARLTARGFPAKPTAGKFRLGGAILNAGKFRQGIRHIGATTAIGIDLTNF; the protein is encoded by the coding sequence ATGATGAACCTCACCGACATGGGTCTCGGCGCCCGGCTGGCCATCCATTACAAGGACTGTATTGCGTTCTGTACGAGCGCCAAGGGCGGCTTCTGGGTCATCTGGACCGGCACTCACTGGACTCAGGACGTGGACGGTGTCCTGGTTGAGTCCTTCGCCCGCACTGTCATTGCCTCCGTCAGTACCGACGAGGCAGAACATGCAAAGAACACCGACCCCGATGTGCTCAGCGCCCGGTCAGCCCTGGACCACGCCACCGCCTTGGGACAAGCACCAAAGGTGCTGCTGGCCCTCCAAGCAGCCCTCGAGGCCGCTGAGCAGAGGGCCGTCTACAACCGCAAACAGTTCGGCGAGCGTTGCGAAAACGGGATGATCCACATCACGGCAGCCATCAAGGCGGCCCAGGCTCACCTGACGGTCCCCGCCGAAAAGTTCGACACCAACCCCTACCTGATGAACTTCAAAAACGGCACTCTCGACCTGCGAACCAAATCCCTCACCCCGCACGACCCAAAGCAGTACATCACCAAAGTCTGCGCCGTCGACTACGTACCCGCTGCGGAGAACACGGACATGGACCAGATCCTGGCCACCTTGGCCAAATCCGATCCAGGGCTTCCTCTGTTCCTGAAAAGGTACCTCGGCAGCGCAACGACCGGTCTGTCCACCTCCAAGGTATTCCTGTATCTGAAGGGCGCAGCAGACGCCGGCAAGAGCACCCTGTTCCAGGCTTTCGCCCACGCACTCGGTGACGTGAACGGCGACGGCTACGGCCGGATCGTCTCCCCCTCCCTGTTCGCCCTCTCAAGCGACAGCGGCGAAAGCGCGCAACCGAAGCTGCACGACCTCATGGGCATCCTGTTCATCTTTCTGGACGAAGCAGAACGAGGGTTCATGAACCGCGAAACGATGAACAAGATGAGCGCCGGCGGCCAGATGCAAACCCGGCAACTGCACGGAAAACCCGTCACTTGGAAGGCAAAATCCAAAATCGTGTTCGCCGGAAACGACTGGATGGGCATCCCCGACAACGACCCCGGCATCGCCCGGCGCCTCATCGCCTGCGAGCTCACCCACAAGCTCACCGCGGAAGAACTGGACGTAAACCTCCAGGACCGCATCGTGACCCCCGAGGCTATGGAAGCCATCATGGCCTGGGCCGTCGACGGTGCCCACGATTGGATCCGTGAAGGCGCGGATCGCGCGGCCCTGCATCCTACCCCCGCCATGGAAGCGACCTCCGCGCGCTATCTCACCACGGCGGACCCCCTTGAAGCCTGGTGGGACGCCTACATCATCGAAGTCGAGGAAGGAAGCGAGGAAGCCACCCAATACGTCCCACTGACCACCGCCCAGTTCCACGCGCGCTACGCCAAGTATTGCCGGGAGCACGGGACCAAAGTCAAAGTCGACGAACGACACTTTGCCGCAAGGCTCACCGCCCGAGGATTTCCTGCCAAGCCGACCGCCGGAAAGTTCCGTCTCGGTGGCGCCATCTTGAATGCCGGGAAGTTCCGCCAAGGCATCCGACACATTGGCGCCACCACGGCCATCGGCATCGACCTCACCAACTTTTAG
- a CDS encoding DUF262 domain-containing protein: MTTLDSELEAARRTIHTDGYPMSIGELTNLYRDGELVIRPPFQRLFRWDDSQKSRLIESILIGIPLPSIFVVQDEGGKWELVDGLQRVSTLLQLQGLLDTEEFPPLELTATKYLPSLEGAVWDSETQSSLTPAQRLDIKRAKIDLKIVQRGSDPKTKFDLFQRLNSFGSRLSNQEIRNAQLVGVNPDFVAWLSELAGRESFVSLLRLPDADKAKKYDEELALRFLFLHTKSNEEIAEIRNFQDELEEFSGALALNFSSDSKDRLGGVFEETFDKLHAADEDVLRRWDAQKGRFTGGFLNTSFEALAVGLGYLLKEGRTPRPNLREAAIDFWNEPEMTKKFATGKSTEARLRLMVPKGREILSS; encoded by the coding sequence ATGACAACTCTAGATTCGGAACTCGAGGCGGCGCGCCGGACCATCCATACGGACGGTTATCCGATGAGTATTGGGGAGCTAACCAATCTTTACCGTGACGGTGAGCTTGTGATCCGTCCACCGTTTCAGCGACTGTTCCGTTGGGATGATTCTCAGAAGTCGCGACTGATCGAGAGCATACTCATAGGGATTCCGTTGCCGTCGATTTTTGTCGTTCAGGATGAGGGTGGCAAGTGGGAGCTCGTCGACGGTTTGCAGCGAGTTAGCACCCTTCTGCAACTCCAAGGTCTGCTCGACACTGAAGAGTTTCCTCCCCTCGAATTGACCGCGACGAAGTATCTCCCGTCACTGGAGGGCGCGGTGTGGGACTCAGAGACGCAATCGTCTCTCACTCCAGCTCAAAGACTGGACATAAAGCGTGCGAAGATCGACCTTAAGATCGTCCAGCGAGGCTCAGACCCCAAGACCAAGTTCGATCTCTTCCAGCGTCTGAATTCGTTCGGATCCAGGCTCTCTAATCAGGAGATACGAAACGCGCAGCTAGTGGGAGTAAACCCTGACTTTGTCGCATGGCTAAGTGAACTCGCGGGCCGAGAGTCGTTCGTCTCTCTCCTGCGGCTGCCTGACGCTGACAAGGCAAAGAAATACGACGAAGAGCTCGCACTCCGGTTCCTGTTCCTGCACACGAAATCAAACGAAGAGATAGCTGAAATTCGCAATTTCCAAGACGAACTGGAGGAGTTCTCAGGTGCCTTGGCACTGAATTTCTCGAGCGACTCCAAAGACCGCCTGGGTGGTGTATTTGAGGAGACGTTCGATAAGCTCCATGCCGCCGACGAGGATGTCCTCCGGCGTTGGGATGCTCAGAAGGGGAGGTTTACGGGAGGGTTCCTGAACACTTCCTTTGAGGCGCTCGCGGTCGGTCTCGGCTATCTCCTCAAGGAGGGCAGGACACCTCGGCCAAACTTACGCGAAGCCGCTATCGACTTCTGGAATGAACCGGAGATGACTAAGAAGTTCGCCACAGGGAAGTCGACGGAGGCACGCCTGCGGTTGATGGTGCCCAAAGGGCGCGAGATCCTCAGTTCCTGA
- a CDS encoding IS701 family transposase, giving the protein MADVEEWADGLEEIGDLIGRRFVRSEPRRNAVGYVRGLLSDEERKNSWTLSERAGHGTPDGMQRLLSTTDWDPDAVRDDLFTYVNRHLGDPDGILIIDETGFLKKGAASAGVARQYSGTAGRVENCQIGVFLTYSAPAGRTLLDRELYLPKAWADDRERCTRAGIPKTREFATKPALAADMIDRALDAGILARWATGDAVYGQHTGLRRRLEARGLHYVLAVPMNQNVIAPTVGIGEQWRADKLIASLRTNAWRTRTAGAGTKGDRRYSWARTRINGPAETGEHWLLARRSLKDPSDLAYYICHGPNRVSLAELVRIAGARWAIEETFQTSKGETGLDHYQVRQYTGWYRHITLSMFAQAFLTVVRSKKGALPPKPRN; this is encoded by the coding sequence GTGGCGGACGTAGAAGAGTGGGCCGATGGTCTGGAAGAAATCGGCGATCTGATTGGGCGGCGGTTTGTCCGGTCGGAACCGCGGCGGAACGCTGTGGGGTATGTGCGAGGGCTGCTTTCGGATGAGGAACGCAAGAATTCCTGGACGCTGTCCGAACGCGCCGGGCACGGCACCCCGGATGGCATGCAACGCCTGCTCTCGACCACCGACTGGGACCCGGATGCCGTGCGGGATGACCTGTTCACCTACGTCAACCGCCACCTGGGCGATCCCGACGGGATCCTGATCATTGACGAGACTGGATTCCTCAAGAAGGGCGCCGCCTCAGCCGGGGTCGCACGCCAGTATTCGGGCACCGCCGGGCGCGTGGAGAACTGCCAGATCGGGGTGTTCCTGACGTACTCCGCCCCGGCCGGGCGCACCCTGCTGGACCGGGAACTCTACCTGCCCAAAGCCTGGGCCGATGACCGGGAAAGATGCACCCGGGCCGGGATCCCCAAAACCCGGGAATTCGCCACGAAACCGGCACTGGCAGCGGACATGATCGACCGCGCCCTGGATGCCGGGATCCTTGCCCGCTGGGCCACCGGGGACGCGGTCTATGGGCAGCACACGGGGCTGCGCCGCCGTCTGGAAGCCAGGGGGTTGCACTACGTGCTGGCGGTTCCCATGAACCAGAACGTCATCGCCCCCACAGTCGGGATCGGCGAGCAATGGCGCGCGGATAAACTCATCGCCTCGCTGCGCACCAATGCCTGGCGGACCAGGACCGCCGGCGCCGGGACCAAGGGCGACCGCCGGTATTCCTGGGCACGAACCCGCATCAACGGACCCGCCGAAACAGGGGAACACTGGCTACTGGCCCGCCGCTCCCTGAAAGACCCCTCCGATCTGGCTTACTACATCTGCCATGGCCCGAACCGCGTCTCGCTGGCCGAGCTGGTGCGGATCGCCGGCGCCCGCTGGGCCATCGAGGAAACCTTCCAAACTTCCAAAGGAGAAACCGGACTGGACCACTACCAAGTGCGCCAATACACCGGCTGGTACCGCCACATCACCCTCTCCATGTTCGCCCAGGCCTTCCTGACCGTGGTCCGCTCCAAAAAAGGGGCCCTGCCGCCGAAACCGCGGAACTGA
- a CDS encoding MAE_28990/MAE_18760 family HEPN-like nuclease, protein MAKIRTLEALEDAISEETAWRKHELTTARKLVQQSSGSSQTANLRSGVLILYAHWEGWVKSVAQLYIRYVNSQSPTYAQLSAAFLGNALKVKISSIEEASTPAIHNEFASFLIEGFAGKARLSEDLVQTQSNLSSKVLSGVVERLGLPRRSEYSTRANMIDEELVNRRNTIAHGKFLELKADDFLTLHQDVLSLLQLFTDDVKNAASTNAHLAETV, encoded by the coding sequence ATGGCAAAGATCCGGACCCTCGAGGCGTTGGAAGACGCTATCTCCGAAGAGACAGCCTGGCGTAAGCACGAACTCACTACGGCGCGAAAGCTCGTGCAGCAGTCCTCGGGGTCGAGTCAGACTGCCAACCTGCGATCGGGCGTGCTCATCCTGTACGCGCACTGGGAGGGTTGGGTCAAGAGCGTCGCTCAGTTGTATATTCGCTATGTCAACAGCCAGAGCCCGACTTACGCTCAGCTCAGCGCTGCGTTCCTCGGCAATGCACTGAAGGTGAAGATCTCCTCGATAGAAGAAGCATCGACGCCAGCGATTCACAACGAGTTCGCTTCGTTCCTGATCGAGGGTTTCGCGGGTAAGGCCCGTCTTTCCGAGGACCTTGTGCAAACCCAAAGCAACCTCTCGTCAAAGGTCTTGAGTGGTGTAGTAGAGCGCCTGGGCTTACCGCGGCGTTCGGAGTACTCCACTCGAGCGAACATGATTGACGAGGAGCTTGTTAACCGAAGAAATACGATCGCACATGGAAAGTTCTTGGAGCTCAAAGCTGATGACTTCCTCACCCTTCATCAGGACGTGCTTTCTCTGTTGCAGCTCTTCACCGACGACGTAAAGAATGCTGCTTCCACGAACGCTCATCTAGCAGAAACTGTCTAA